A single Methylobacterium sp. 17Sr1-1 DNA region contains:
- a CDS encoding epoxide hydrolase family protein, which translates to MTGEPFTYHVPDAALADLRERLGRTRLPDQAPEAPWTYGTDVAYLADLVAYWRDQFDWRAEEAALNAFPQARLRVGEIDLHYLHVPGQGPNPRPLLLCHGWPGSVFEFLDLIPRLTDPARFGGRPEDAFTVVAPSLPGYGLSFRPGQPRLGVEEIADHFAELMTRLGYDRFMTQGGDWGAFITTRLAWRHPQRVEGLHLNMLPVRRDLSGRDATPEEAAHYARVGTWLKEETGYQWIQGTKPQTLAFALTDSPAGLAAWIAEKFRSWSDCDGTIETAIPRDRMLANISLYWFTGAIGSSFHPYYSRMHRPWPVPDGEKVQVPTAYAAFPKEMVRPPRSLAQATMFSDLRRWTEMPRGGHFAALEQPDLLAEDVRAFAASLRG; encoded by the coding sequence ATGACCGGAGAGCCGTTCACCTATCACGTGCCGGACGCCGCACTCGCCGACCTGCGCGAGCGCCTCGGCCGCACCCGCCTGCCCGACCAGGCGCCCGAGGCGCCCTGGACCTACGGCACGGACGTCGCTTACCTCGCCGACCTCGTCGCCTATTGGCGCGACCAGTTCGACTGGCGCGCCGAGGAAGCCGCGCTCAACGCCTTCCCGCAGGCCAGGCTGCGGGTGGGCGAGATCGACCTCCATTATCTGCACGTGCCGGGACAGGGACCGAATCCCCGCCCGCTTCTCCTCTGCCACGGCTGGCCCGGCTCGGTGTTCGAGTTCCTCGACCTCATCCCGCGCCTGACCGACCCGGCCCGCTTCGGCGGACGGCCCGAGGACGCCTTCACGGTGGTGGCGCCGTCGCTGCCCGGCTACGGCTTGTCCTTCCGCCCCGGCCAGCCGCGCCTCGGCGTCGAGGAGATCGCGGATCACTTCGCGGAGCTGATGACGCGGCTGGGCTACGACCGCTTCATGACGCAGGGCGGCGACTGGGGCGCCTTCATCACCACGCGGCTCGCGTGGCGCCATCCGCAGCGGGTCGAGGGCCTGCACCTCAACATGCTGCCGGTGCGCCGCGACCTCTCCGGCCGCGACGCGACACCCGAGGAGGCGGCGCATTACGCGCGCGTCGGCACCTGGCTCAAGGAGGAGACCGGCTACCAGTGGATCCAGGGCACCAAGCCCCAGACCCTGGCCTTCGCGCTCACCGACTCGCCCGCCGGCCTCGCCGCCTGGATCGCGGAGAAATTCCGGTCCTGGTCCGACTGCGACGGCACGATCGAGACCGCGATTCCTCGCGACCGGATGCTCGCGAACATCTCGCTCTACTGGTTCACCGGCGCGATCGGCTCGTCGTTCCACCCTTATTATTCCAGGATGCACCGGCCCTGGCCGGTCCCGGACGGCGAGAAGGTGCAGGTGCCGACCGCCTACGCCGCCTTCCCGAAGGAGATGGTGCGCCCGCCCCGCTCGCTGGCGCAAGCCACGATGTTCTCGGATCTGCGCCGCTGGACCGAGATGCCGCGCGGCGGCCATTTCGCGGCGCTGGAGCAGCCGGACCTCCTCGCCGAGGACGTGCGGGCCTTCGCGGCCTCCTTGCGAGGCTGA
- a CDS encoding J domain-containing protein — protein MTPTAYPLQWPDHIPRATRREAGKFKATLAAALGNVEASLKLFGTDSGRAVSGIVLSSNVTLGQSRPTDPGVAVWFAWDGEQRCIPVDRYLTPAANLQAIHHVLEARRVELRHGTLALVRASMRGFQALPAPGATPWWQVLQAAETATAAEIEAAFRRLARERHPDAGGSHDMMADLNRARAEGLAAAEARR, from the coding sequence GTGACCCCCACCGCCTACCCGCTCCAGTGGCCCGACCACATCCCGCGTGCGACGCGCCGGGAGGCGGGCAAGTTCAAGGCGACCCTGGCCGCAGCACTCGGCAACGTCGAGGCCAGCCTGAAGCTGTTCGGCACGGACTCGGGCCGCGCCGTCTCCGGCATCGTCCTGTCCTCGAACGTCACGCTCGGCCAGAGCCGGCCGACTGACCCGGGCGTGGCCGTATGGTTCGCCTGGGACGGCGAGCAGCGGTGCATCCCGGTCGATCGCTACCTGACGCCGGCGGCGAACCTCCAGGCAATCCACCATGTGCTCGAGGCGCGGCGGGTCGAACTCCGGCACGGCACGCTGGCGCTGGTGCGGGCGAGCATGCGCGGCTTCCAGGCGCTGCCGGCGCCGGGGGCGACGCCCTGGTGGCAGGTCCTGCAGGCGGCCGAGACTGCGACGGCCGCCGAGATTGAGGCCGCGTTCCGGCGGCTCGCTCGCGAGCGCCACCCGGACGCCGGCGGCTCGCACGACATGATGGCCGACCTCAACCGGGCGCGGGCCGAGGGGCTGGCGGCTGCGGAGGCTCGGCGATGA
- a CDS encoding glucosidase: MSEPDGWAERRRIAEQARGERAWSLWGPYLSERQWGTVREDYSRDGTAWRSLTHEEARFRAYRWGEDGIAGLTDDHGLMCLSLALWNGQDRMLKERLFGLTNEEGNHGEDVKEVYHYLDAVPSHAYLKYLYRYPQAPFPYEALLAESRRRGRDAPEYEIEETGAFDGGRFFDVTVEYAKAETDDIHVVVTAVNRGSEPAALHLVPQLWFRNTWSWREGAEAWRPRLAARPDGSVACEHPRLGSYRLTYDGAPELLFCENETNPRRPGAIGPFKDGLDAAIVAGEAEAVVADGGTKLGLHYPLTLPAGGRAVVRLRLAAGGTPRPVDAGGVVVARRIAEADAFYDALQDGIADPDERRIYRQAAAGLIWTKQLYRYDVGLWLRGDPLQPPPPPERRRSRNAAWAHMAAADVLSMPDKWEYPWFAAWDLAFHCIPFALLDPDFAKAQLLLLTREWYMHPNGQLPAYEWEFGDTNPPVHAWAVLRVFEIDRDRRGGRGDLAFLEGVFHKLLINFTWWVNRKDATGRNVFQGGFLGLDNVGVFDRSRPPPGFGLVHQADGTAWMAMYALTMMRIALELVLHNDVYESTASKFFEHFLLIAEAMTDMGGEGFGLWDEEDRFYYDQVDLADGRMIPLRVRSMVGLVPLFAVEVIEPLMLQRLPDFARRLHWVLQNRPHLARLVSRWTEGGVGDRKLLSLLRGQRMKALLARMLDEAEFLSPFGVRSLSKAHQARPYTLDALGASFTVRYDPADSTSGMFGGNSNWRGPVWLPMNYLIIDSLRRFHTYYGDDFRVEHPTGSGQLLSLQAIADALEDRLIGLFTKDETGRRPALGDAPRPPDGDDEALLFHEFFDGDTGRGLGASHQTGWTALVLNLLHHRARRRPTEG; the protein is encoded by the coding sequence ATGAGCGAGCCCGACGGCTGGGCCGAGCGCCGGCGCATCGCCGAGCAGGCGCGGGGCGAGCGCGCCTGGTCGCTCTGGGGGCCCTATCTCAGCGAGCGCCAATGGGGCACGGTGCGGGAGGATTACAGCCGCGACGGCACTGCCTGGCGCTCCCTCACGCATGAGGAGGCGCGCTTCCGGGCCTATCGCTGGGGCGAGGACGGCATCGCTGGGCTCACCGACGATCACGGGCTGATGTGCCTCTCCCTCGCCCTGTGGAACGGGCAGGACCGCATGCTGAAGGAGCGCCTGTTCGGCCTGACCAACGAGGAGGGCAACCACGGCGAGGACGTGAAGGAGGTCTACCACTACCTCGACGCGGTCCCGAGCCACGCCTACCTCAAGTACCTCTACCGCTACCCGCAAGCTCCCTTCCCGTACGAGGCGCTGCTCGCCGAGAGCCGCCGGCGCGGCCGCGACGCGCCCGAATACGAGATCGAGGAGACGGGAGCCTTCGACGGCGGGCGCTTCTTCGACGTCACGGTCGAGTACGCCAAGGCCGAGACGGACGACATCCACGTCGTCGTCACGGCGGTGAACCGGGGGTCGGAGCCGGCCGCCCTGCACCTCGTGCCCCAGCTGTGGTTTCGCAACACCTGGTCCTGGCGCGAGGGGGCGGAGGCCTGGCGGCCCCGGCTCGCGGCGCGCCCGGACGGCAGCGTCGCCTGCGAGCATCCGCGCCTCGGCTCCTACCGGCTGACCTATGACGGCGCCCCGGAGCTCCTGTTCTGCGAGAACGAAACCAACCCGCGCCGGCCCGGCGCCATCGGCCCGTTCAAGGACGGGCTCGACGCGGCGATCGTCGCGGGCGAGGCCGAGGCCGTGGTGGCGGACGGCGGTACCAAGCTCGGCCTGCACTACCCTCTGACCCTGCCGGCCGGCGGCCGCGCGGTCGTTCGCCTGCGCCTCGCGGCCGGCGGCACGCCCCGCCCGGTCGATGCCGGCGGCGTGGTGGTGGCCCGCCGCATCGCCGAGGCCGATGCCTTCTACGACGCCCTCCAGGACGGGATCGCCGACCCGGACGAGCGCCGGATCTACCGCCAGGCCGCCGCCGGCCTGATCTGGACCAAGCAGCTCTACCGCTACGACGTCGGCCTGTGGCTGCGCGGCGACCCGCTCCAGCCCCCTCCCCCGCCGGAGCGGCGCCGCAGCCGCAACGCCGCCTGGGCCCACATGGCCGCCGCCGACGTGCTGTCGATGCCGGACAAGTGGGAGTATCCCTGGTTCGCCGCCTGGGACCTCGCCTTCCACTGCATCCCCTTCGCCCTGCTCGATCCGGACTTCGCCAAGGCGCAGCTCCTGCTCCTGACCCGCGAGTGGTACATGCACCCGAACGGCCAGCTCCCGGCCTACGAGTGGGAGTTCGGCGACACCAACCCGCCGGTCCATGCCTGGGCGGTGCTGCGGGTGTTCGAGATCGACCGCGACCGGCGTGGCGGGCGCGGCGACCTCGCCTTCCTGGAGGGCGTCTTCCACAAGCTCCTGATCAATTTCACCTGGTGGGTGAACCGCAAGGACGCGACCGGCCGCAACGTCTTCCAGGGCGGCTTTCTGGGCCTCGACAATGTCGGGGTGTTCGACCGCTCGCGCCCGCCCCCGGGCTTCGGCCTCGTCCACCAGGCCGACGGCACCGCCTGGATGGCGATGTACGCGCTGACCATGATGCGCATCGCCCTCGAGCTCGTCCTGCACAACGACGTCTACGAGAGCACGGCCTCGAAGTTCTTCGAGCACTTCCTGCTCATCGCCGAGGCGATGACCGATATGGGCGGCGAGGGGTTCGGGCTCTGGGACGAGGAGGACCGGTTCTACTACGACCAGGTCGACTTAGCCGACGGGCGGATGATCCCGCTCAGGGTGCGCTCGATGGTCGGGCTGGTGCCGCTCTTCGCCGTCGAGGTGATCGAGCCCCTGATGCTGCAGCGCCTGCCCGACTTCGCCCGTCGCCTGCACTGGGTGCTGCAGAACCGCCCCCACCTCGCCCGGCTGGTCTCGCGCTGGACCGAGGGCGGCGTGGGCGACCGCAAGCTCCTGTCGCTCCTGCGCGGCCAGCGGATGAAGGCGCTTCTGGCCCGCATGCTCGACGAGGCGGAGTTCCTCTCGCCCTTCGGCGTGCGCTCGCTCTCGAAGGCGCACCAGGCGCGGCCCTACACCCTCGATGCGCTCGGGGCCTCGTTCACCGTGCGCTACGACCCGGCCGATTCGACCTCGGGGATGTTCGGCGGCAACTCCAACTGGCGCGGGCCGGTCTGGCTGCCGATGAACTACCTGATCATCGACTCCCTGCGGCGCTTCCACACCTATTACGGCGACGATTTCCGGGTCGAGCACCCGACCGGATCGGGCCAACTCCTGTCCTTGCAGGCGATCGCCGACGCCCTCGAGGACCGTCTGATCGGCCTGTTCACCAAGGACGAAACCGGGCGCCGCCCGGCCCTCGGCGACGCCCCCCGACCGCCGGACGGCGACGACGAGGCGCTGCTGTTCCACGAATTCTTCGACGGCGATACCGGCCGCGGCCTCGGCGCCTCGCACCAGACCGGCTGGACCGCCCTGGTGCTCAACCTGCTGCACCACCGCGCCCGCCGGCGCCCGACCGAGGGGTGA
- a CDS encoding site-specific integrase codes for MPEYKLQRFRGGWAWAAYEGGKRISRQGLKSRDAASAAAEFARVVAELTRPVDPTVKELWEAYVTHKAGRRIAKNMAASGRIVLPFFGHMKPEDITIKVCRAYIAKRAALGRKNGSIRTEMNQLRTALLWAEKARLITKAPAMEMPPASTPKERHLTRPEFDALLSAASTPHLVLYLHLAIATAGRNAAILELTWDRVNFERNLIYLGVKDALRPRKGRATVPMTDTVRAALFAAKEGARTDHVIEWAGEPVKSVRTALGKAAARAKIAGLSPHVLRHSAAVWMAEDGASMSEIATYLGHSDDKITQRVYAKLSPTHLRRASQALEVGRPRLRTVG; via the coding sequence ATGCCAGAGTACAAGCTGCAACGGTTCCGCGGAGGATGGGCATGGGCTGCCTACGAAGGCGGAAAGCGAATTAGCCGCCAAGGACTTAAGAGCCGCGATGCGGCAAGCGCGGCAGCGGAGTTCGCTCGCGTCGTCGCGGAACTGACGCGCCCCGTCGACCCGACCGTGAAGGAGCTGTGGGAGGCCTACGTCACCCACAAGGCCGGGCGGCGGATCGCGAAGAACATGGCTGCCTCCGGCCGAATCGTCCTGCCGTTCTTCGGGCACATGAAGCCGGAGGACATCACGATCAAGGTGTGTCGCGCCTACATCGCCAAGCGCGCCGCCCTGGGCCGCAAGAACGGCTCCATCCGCACTGAGATGAACCAGCTGCGCACCGCCCTGCTCTGGGCCGAGAAGGCGCGGTTGATCACCAAGGCGCCGGCCATGGAGATGCCGCCGGCCTCGACGCCCAAGGAGCGGCACCTGACCAGGCCGGAGTTCGACGCGCTGCTGTCGGCCGCGAGCACGCCGCACCTCGTGCTCTACCTGCACCTCGCCATCGCCACAGCAGGCAGGAACGCGGCCATTCTGGAACTCACGTGGGACCGCGTGAACTTCGAGCGCAACCTGATCTACCTCGGCGTGAAGGATGCCCTGCGGCCGAGGAAGGGGAGGGCGACCGTCCCCATGACGGACACGGTCCGCGCCGCGCTCTTCGCAGCTAAGGAAGGCGCCCGGACCGACCATGTCATCGAATGGGCCGGCGAACCAGTGAAGAGCGTTCGGACCGCACTCGGCAAGGCGGCAGCCCGGGCGAAGATCGCCGGCCTGTCACCGCACGTGCTGAGGCATTCTGCGGCCGTCTGGATGGCGGAGGATGGCGCCTCGATGAGCGAGATCGCGACCTACCTCGGTCACAGCGACGATAAAATCACGCAGAGGGTCTACGCCAAGCTGAGCCCGACGCACCTGCGCCGCGCGTCCCAGGCGCTCGAGGTTGGGCGCCCCCGGCTGCGAACGGTGGGATGA
- a CDS encoding ATP-binding protein, whose amino-acid sequence MVWLCAAIGCLFALAWLAARWNGGRRRNQGEVERLHDLVWRTSESEERYRSLVEAQIELVVQRDIEGRITFANHGFAALLGTTPDALLGTTREVEVVERGELRQRADGARLVDLAILPAGGGPVRWFAFVETVTAGRDGRAEVLRAGRDVTERVESARSLEEARSRAEAASVAKSRFLASVSHEFRTPLNGIMGMADLMLETPLSPEQRTYAEAVKTSGEALLSLIDGILDFSKIEAGRLDLAAEPFDPAALVESVVELLAPRAQDKGLEIAADIEALPSLLIGDADRVRQILINLAGNAVKFTEAGGVGVTASWNETGLTVAVHDTGPGIPEERLPVLFQEFEQGDGSASRRHEGTGLGLAITRRLVDRMGGRLDVASRPGEGSCFRVHLPLRDTPGHDRTPMPSLAGRRVLVVAAAAFEAPYIARRLGRAGAEAVMVETAAEAAATLSAAQFDAVIADRALGDATVRGIAAAARQAGVSRSIVLLSPFDRRDFGSPAAAGFDRYLIKPVRLTSLLARLAEPAPPPTRAPSVQDGPLRPSSRRPRVLLAEDNPINALLATKALERLGAVVLWARDGAEAVARMQEAASSATRFDLALVDIRMPILDGLEAARQVRAHEETHRLPRLRLVALTANVQAEDQAAALAAGFDGFLSKPLDLKALPPLLEAQAA is encoded by the coding sequence ATGGTGTGGCTCTGCGCAGCGATCGGTTGCCTCTTCGCCCTCGCCTGGCTGGCGGCGCGCTGGAACGGTGGCCGCCGCCGGAACCAGGGCGAGGTCGAGCGCCTGCACGATCTCGTCTGGCGCACCTCCGAGAGCGAGGAGCGTTACCGCAGCCTGGTCGAGGCGCAGATCGAACTCGTCGTCCAGCGCGATATCGAAGGACGCATCACCTTCGCCAATCACGGCTTTGCCGCCCTCCTCGGCACCACGCCCGACGCGCTGCTCGGCACGACGCGCGAGGTCGAGGTGGTCGAGCGGGGCGAGTTGCGCCAGCGCGCCGACGGGGCGCGCCTCGTCGATCTCGCAATCCTGCCGGCCGGCGGCGGGCCCGTGCGCTGGTTCGCCTTCGTCGAGACCGTGACCGCCGGGCGCGACGGGCGGGCCGAGGTGCTGCGGGCCGGCCGGGACGTCACCGAGCGGGTCGAGTCCGCCCGCTCGCTCGAGGAGGCCCGCAGCCGGGCGGAAGCCGCGAGCGTGGCGAAGTCGCGCTTCCTCGCCAGCGTCAGCCACGAGTTCCGCACGCCGCTCAACGGCATCATGGGCATGGCTGACCTGATGCTCGAAACCCCCCTGAGCCCCGAGCAGCGCACCTATGCCGAGGCGGTGAAGACCTCCGGCGAGGCGCTCCTGTCGCTCATCGACGGCATCCTCGACTTCTCCAAGATCGAGGCCGGGCGCCTCGACCTCGCGGCGGAGCCGTTCGATCCGGCGGCCCTGGTCGAGAGCGTCGTCGAGCTGCTGGCGCCCCGGGCCCAGGACAAGGGCCTGGAGATCGCCGCCGATATCGAGGCGCTGCCTTCTCTCCTGATCGGCGATGCCGACCGGGTGCGCCAGATCCTGATCAACCTCGCCGGCAACGCGGTGAAGTTCACGGAGGCCGGCGGCGTCGGCGTCACGGCGTCCTGGAACGAAACCGGGCTGACGGTCGCGGTGCACGATACCGGCCCAGGGATCCCCGAGGAGCGCCTGCCGGTGCTGTTCCAGGAATTCGAGCAGGGCGACGGCAGCGCCAGCCGACGTCACGAGGGCACGGGGCTAGGACTCGCCATCACCCGCCGCCTCGTCGACCGCATGGGCGGCCGGCTCGACGTCGCGTCGCGGCCGGGGGAGGGGAGCTGCTTCCGGGTGCACCTGCCGCTGCGCGACACTCCCGGCCATGACCGGACGCCGATGCCGAGCCTCGCCGGGCGGCGCGTCCTGGTGGTGGCGGCCGCGGCCTTCGAGGCGCCGTACATCGCTCGCCGCCTCGGCCGGGCCGGGGCCGAGGCCGTGATGGTCGAGACGGCCGCCGAGGCCGCCGCGACCCTGTCCGCCGCGCAGTTCGATGCGGTCATCGCCGACCGGGCGCTGGGCGACGCCACGGTTCGGGGGATCGCCGCGGCGGCCCGGCAGGCGGGGGTGAGCCGCAGCATCGTGCTGCTGTCGCCGTTCGATCGGCGCGATTTCGGCTCCCCGGCGGCGGCGGGCTTCGACCGCTACCTGATCAAGCCGGTGCGCCTCACCTCGCTCCTCGCCCGCCTGGCCGAGCCGGCGCCGCCGCCCACCCGCGCGCCGAGCGTCCAGGACGGCCCGCTGCGGCCGTCGTCCCGCCGGCCGCGGGTGCTGCTCGCCGAGGACAACCCGATCAACGCGCTTCTCGCCACCAAGGCCCTGGAGCGCCTCGGCGCCGTGGTGCTCTGGGCCCGCGACGGTGCGGAGGCCGTGGCGCGGATGCAGGAGGCAGCGAGTTCCGCGACGCGGTTCGACCTCGCGCTGGTCGACATCCGCATGCCGATCCTCGACGGGCTCGAAGCGGCGCGGCAGGTGCGCGCGCATGAGGAGACGCACCGCCTTCCGCGCCTGCGCCTCGTGGCGCTGACCGCCAACGTCCAGGCCGAGGACCAGGCCGCCGCCCTCGCGGCCGGCTTCGACGGCTTCCTGTCGAAGCCGCTCGATCTCAAGGCCCTGCCGCCGCTGCTCGAGGCGCAGGCGGCGTGA
- a CDS encoding DUF1643 domain-containing protein — MGSAEFSTCGLHRYRLDRWWSDEPRALVCMRNPSTAGADRNDPTICRCARCCRGGPASAGSRWSTPTTGSRPTRTTSTRGWPGRTWRR, encoded by the coding sequence ATGGGCTCGGCCGAATTCTCCACCTGCGGCCTGCACCGCTACCGCCTGGACCGCTGGTGGTCCGACGAACCGCGGGCGCTCGTCTGCATGCGCAACCCGAGCACGGCCGGCGCCGATCGTAACGACCCAACAATCTGCCGGTGCGCGCGCTGCTGCAGGGGCGGCCCGGCATCGGCGGGTTCACGGTGGTCAACGCCGACGACCGGATCGCGACCGACCCGCACGACCTCGACGCGTGGCTGGCCGGGCAGGACGTGGCGACGATGA
- a CDS encoding DUF1643 domain-containing protein, translating into MLQGRPGIGGFTVVNADDRIATDPHDLDAWLAGQDVATMKVMRQANLVRMLPLAKAAPVRIAAWGNLLAPGLHADRVIAALSLDGARPLHAFALTGDGAPIHPLARGRSRVPLGMPLVEWRAGHSRPTPPRARASIETVTGERCG; encoded by the coding sequence CTGCTGCAGGGGCGGCCCGGCATCGGCGGGTTCACGGTGGTCAACGCCGACGACCGGATCGCGACCGACCCGCACGACCTCGACGCGTGGCTGGCCGGGCAGGACGTGGCGACGATGAAGGTCATGCGGCAGGCGAACCTCGTCCGCATGCTCCCGCTCGCCAAGGCCGCGCCGGTGCGGATCGCCGCCTGGGGCAACCTGCTGGCGCCCGGGCTGCACGCCGACCGCGTGATCGCGGCGCTGTCGCTCGACGGCGCCCGCCCGCTGCACGCCTTCGCGCTCACTGGCGACGGCGCGCCGATCCATCCGCTGGCGCGTGGCCGCAGCCGTGTGCCGCTCGGAATGCCGCTGGTCGAGTGGCGGGCGGGCCACTCCCGCCCCACGCCGCCGCGCGCCCGAGCTTCCATCGAAACAGTCACAGGAGAGCGATGTGGGTAG
- a CDS encoding YifB family Mg chelatase-like AAA ATPase, translating into MRQASQPEGLSRMVTRVATVAFEGIEARAVDVQVQITPGAVAFTVVGLPDKAVAESRERVRSALIASGLALPAKRITVNLAPADLPKEGSHYDLPIALGMMCAIGALPTDALSGYCVLGELALDGSLTAVAGVLPAAMAANARGLGLICPAASGPEAAWAAGDMDVLAPRSLIQLANHFKGTQVMARPLPAVASPAGALPDLREIKGQEGAKRVLEIAASGGHNLLMNGPPGAGKSMLAARLPSILPPLGPRELLEVSMIQSVAGTLNDGALSNRRPFRAPHHSASMAALVGGGIGARPGEVSLAHGGVLFLDELPEFNGQVLDSLRQPLETGNVMIARANHRVTYPARFQLVAAMNPCRCGQATEPGFACRRGPNERCVAQYQARLSGPLLDRIDLQIEVPAVTAADLILPPPDEGSAEAAARVAAARTRQERRYTEAGQPAGTTNASCPATLIEEAARPDAEGMALIRDAADAMRLSARGFHRVLRVARTLADLDGEARVRRLHLAEALSYRSRQDRRPAAA; encoded by the coding sequence TTGCGGCAAGCCAGCCAGCCCGAAGGCCTCTCCCGCATGGTCACCCGCGTCGCCACCGTCGCCTTCGAGGGGATCGAGGCGCGTGCCGTCGACGTGCAGGTGCAGATCACGCCCGGCGCCGTCGCCTTCACGGTGGTGGGCCTGCCTGACAAGGCGGTGGCGGAATCGCGCGAGCGGGTGCGCTCGGCGCTGATCGCCTCCGGCCTGGCGCTTCCGGCCAAGCGCATCACCGTCAACCTCGCCCCGGCCGACCTGCCGAAGGAAGGCTCGCACTACGACCTGCCGATCGCGCTCGGCATGATGTGCGCCATCGGCGCCCTGCCGACCGACGCGCTCTCCGGGTACTGCGTGCTCGGCGAACTGGCCCTCGACGGCAGCCTCACGGCGGTGGCCGGCGTGCTGCCGGCGGCGATGGCGGCGAATGCCCGTGGGCTCGGGCTGATCTGCCCGGCGGCGAGCGGGCCGGAGGCCGCCTGGGCCGCCGGCGACATGGACGTGCTGGCGCCGCGCTCGTTGATCCAGCTCGCCAACCATTTCAAGGGCACGCAGGTGATGGCGCGGCCCCTGCCGGCCGTGGCCTCCCCCGCGGGCGCCCTGCCGGACCTGCGCGAGATCAAGGGCCAGGAGGGCGCCAAGCGCGTCCTGGAGATCGCGGCGTCCGGCGGCCACAACCTCCTGATGAACGGCCCTCCCGGGGCCGGCAAGTCGATGCTGGCGGCCCGCCTGCCTTCTATCCTGCCGCCGCTCGGGCCGCGCGAATTGCTCGAAGTCTCGATGATCCAGTCGGTGGCCGGCACGCTGAATGACGGCGCGCTGTCGAACCGCCGGCCGTTCCGCGCGCCCCACCATTCCGCCTCGATGGCGGCCCTGGTCGGCGGCGGCATCGGCGCGCGGCCGGGGGAGGTGTCGCTCGCCCATGGCGGCGTGCTCTTCCTCGACGAATTGCCCGAGTTCAACGGCCAGGTGCTCGATTCCCTGCGCCAGCCCCTCGAGACCGGCAACGTGATGATCGCGCGGGCCAACCACCGGGTGACCTATCCGGCCCGGTTCCAGCTCGTCGCGGCGATGAATCCGTGCCGCTGCGGCCAGGCGACGGAGCCGGGCTTCGCCTGCCGGCGCGGACCGAACGAGCGCTGCGTCGCACAGTACCAGGCCCGGCTCTCCGGCCCGCTCCTCGATCGCATCGACCTGCAGATCGAGGTGCCGGCGGTCACCGCCGCCGACCTGATCCTGCCGCCGCCGGACGAGGGCTCGGCGGAGGCCGCCGCCCGCGTCGCCGCGGCGCGGACGCGCCAGGAGCGGCGCTACACGGAGGCCGGACAGCCCGCCGGCACCACCAACGCCTCCTGCCCGGCGACGCTGATCGAGGAGGCGGCGCGGCCCGACGCGGAGGGCATGGCCCTGATCCGCGACGCGGCCGACGCCATGCGGCTCTCGGCCCGCGGCTTCCACCGGGTCCTGCGCGTCGCCCGGACGCTGGCCGATCTCGACGGCGAGGCGCGGGTGCGCCGGCTCCACCTCGCCGAGGCCCTGTCCTACCGCAGCCGCCAGGACCGGCGCCCGGCCGCCGCGTGA
- a CDS encoding isocitrate/isopropylmalate dehydrogenase family protein — protein MAQYRIATIEGDGIGPEVTRAAMAVLAEACGTGTLAFEMLEGGAGHYRKSGEVLPEDTFAGCRDADAILHGAAGLPGVVYPDGTEVGNDLHLRLRFRLDLYANVRPIKLLPGVLSPLRAFEKGGIDYVIVRENTEGLYASRGAGVLLRDEIATDSLVVTRKGTERVARFAFDLAEKRSGAPRDGQRRVTVCDKANILRAYAFFRRICDEVHGDYPGIAIDYAYADAITVHMLKRPDFYDVIVAENMFGDIISDLGAATVGGMGISPSGEIGDTHALFQGAHGSAPDIAGQNVASPVATILSGVMMLRWLSHRTSDAGLAAAADRIEAAVGTVLAEGRAVPRDLGGSATCTEVTDAVRRALA, from the coding sequence ATGGCGCAGTATCGCATCGCCACGATCGAGGGCGACGGCATCGGCCCCGAGGTGACGCGGGCGGCGATGGCGGTGCTGGCGGAGGCCTGCGGAACTGGGACCCTCGCCTTCGAGATGCTGGAGGGCGGCGCCGGGCATTACCGGAAGAGCGGCGAGGTCCTGCCGGAGGACACCTTCGCGGGCTGCCGCGACGCCGACGCGATCCTGCACGGGGCCGCCGGCCTGCCGGGCGTGGTCTATCCGGACGGAACGGAGGTCGGCAACGACCTGCACCTGCGCCTGCGCTTCCGCCTCGACCTCTACGCCAACGTGCGCCCGATCAAGCTCCTGCCCGGCGTGCTCTCGCCGTTGCGGGCCTTCGAGAAGGGGGGGATCGACTACGTCATCGTGCGCGAGAACACGGAAGGCCTCTATGCCAGCCGCGGCGCCGGGGTGCTCCTGCGCGACGAGATCGCCACGGACAGCCTCGTGGTGACGCGAAAGGGCACCGAGCGGGTGGCGCGCTTCGCCTTCGACCTCGCGGAAAAGCGCAGCGGTGCGCCACGAGACGGGCAGCGCCGGGTCACGGTCTGCGACAAGGCCAACATCCTGCGGGCCTACGCCTTCTTCCGCCGGATCTGCGACGAGGTGCACGGCGACTATCCGGGCATCGCCATCGACTACGCCTATGCCGACGCGATCACCGTGCACATGCTCAAGCGGCCGGACTTCTACGACGTGATCGTGGCCGAGAACATGTTCGGCGACATCATCTCGGATCTCGGGGCCGCCACCGTCGGCGGCATGGGCATCTCGCCCTCGGGCGAGATCGGCGACACCCACGCCCTGTTCCAGGGCGCCCACGGCTCGGCGCCGGACATCGCCGGGCAGAACGTCGCGAGCCCGGTCGCCACCATCCTGTCGGGGGTGATGATGCTGCGCTGGCTCAGCCATCGGACGAGCGATGCGGGCCTCGCGGCGGCCGCGGACCGGATCGAGGCGGCGGTCGGAACCGTGCTCGCCGAGGGCCGCGCTGTGCCGCGGGATCTCGGCGGCAGCGCGACCTGCACCGAGGTGACCGACGCGGTACGCCGCGCGCTCGCCTGA